A section of the Festucalex cinctus isolate MCC-2025b chromosome 7, RoL_Fcin_1.0, whole genome shotgun sequence genome encodes:
- the osgin2 gene encoding oxidative stress-induced growth inhibitor 2 — MPLLEETTHPQEHPPIVPVIIIGNGPSGICLSYLLSGNKPYLDPTMVHPNPILYRKLQETKHLAVTEQDLEYLSEGLEGRSSNPVAVLFDTLLHPNADFGYEYPPVLQWRREKQQHIPHLVLGKATPGGAWHAMEGSMLTISLGIWMELPGVNYRDLMGGKRRDVTNDRATPEEISSYYRNYVKLKGLQKNFVDNTYVTSVQRLCRGHKMDNLENGHTRLGDERVDDCGNENFGGNGVESVSDGGLGSLWEVRGYQQVQNDTHVPFSLFAENVVLATGASDSPVRLSVEGEDLPFVFHSVSDLGLAISLQKLDRNSDPILIVGAGLSAADAVLCACSSNIRVLHVFRKSVDDSDLIFKQLPKTLYPEYHKVYNMMCSQTYTNVVPASSSSRAQTMSIASSVCAKMCPPATHMASNTSVGLFPDYTSFPGHCVVSLQSDMKCLLQGNNALKAFKISMALVLIGTNPNLFFLKDQGQYLGQDPTKPISCKQNPIDIHPYTFECTKEPGLFAMGPLVGDNFVRFLKGGALGIASCLLKRLKKKGKLIGNGGNKLI, encoded by the exons ATGCCTCTTCTAGAAGAGACCACTCACCCACAAGAGCACCCACCAATTGTTCCCGTCATCATCATAG GCAACGGCCCATCAGGGATTTGTCTGTCATATCTGTTAAGTGGAAATAAGCCCTACCTAGATCCGACAATGGTCCACCCAAACCCAATACTATACAGAAAACTGCAGGAGACCAAACACCTTGCCGTCACTGAACAG GATCTAGAATATTTGAGTGAAGGTCTTGAGGGACGGTCGAGCAACCCTGTGGCTGTACTGTTTGACACACTACTGCACCCAAATGCCGACTTTGGCTATGAGTACCCTCCTGTGCTTCAGTGGAGGAGGGAGAAGCAGCAGCACATCCCACATCTCGTCTTAGGCAAAGCAACACCTGGGGGAGCCTGGCAT GCAATGGAAGGATCGATGCTCACAATAAGTCTTGGCATCTGGATGGAGCTTCCTGGAGTCAACTACAGGGACCTGATGGGCGGAAAACGAAG ggaTGTGACCAATGACAGGGCCACCCCTGAGGAGATATCATCCTATTACCGCAACTATGTGAAGCTAAAAGGCCTCCAAAAGAATTTTGTTGACAACACCTACGTGACATCAGTTCAAAGACTCTGCCGGGGCCACAAGATGGACAATCTGGAAAATGGACACACTCGTCTCGGAGACGAAAGAGTGGATGATTGTGGAAATGAGAACTTTGGGGGAAATGGAGTAGAGAGTGTCAGCGACGGAGGACTCGGATCTCTCTGGGAAGTAAGAGGATACCAACAAGTGCAGAACGACACTCACGTCCCCTTCTCTCTGTTTGCGGAGAATGTGGTTCTGGCCACTGGCGCGTCCGATTCACCAGTTCGATTAAGTGTGGAGGGAGAGGACCTACCCTTTGTATTTCACAGCGTCTCTGACCTGGGCCTGGCGATCAGTCTCCAAAAGCTGGATAGAAACTCGGATCCGATATTAATAGTCGGTGCCGGTTTAAGCGCGGCAGATGCAGTTCTGTGCGCTTGCAGCAGCAACATCAGAGTTCTCCATGTTTTTCGAAAGAGCGTTGATGACTCTGACCTCATCTTCAAACAGTTGCCAAAGACTTTGTATCCAGAGTACCACAAGGTCTACAACATGATGTGCTCTCAGACCTACACAAATGTGGTTCCCGCATCTTCTTCAAGCAGGGCTCAGACAATGAGTATTGCGTCTTCAGTTTGTGCCAAGATGTGCCCCCCAGCCACTCACATGGCCAGTAACACCAGTGTAGGCCTCTTTCCCGACTACACAAGTTTCCCGGGACACTGCGTGGTGTCCTTACAGTCTGATATGAAGTGCTTGCTGCAGGGAAACAATGCCCTGAAGGCATTTAAGATCTCAATGGCCCTGGTACTGATCGGAACCAACCccaatttgtttttcttaaaagaCCAAGGCCAGTATCTGGGTCAAGATCCAACAAAGCCGATCTCTTGCAAGCAGAACCCCATTGACATCCACCCGTACACCTTTGAGTGCACCAAGGAGCCCGGGCTGTTTGCCATGGGCCCGCTGGTGGGAGACAACTTTGTTCGCTTTTTAAAGGGTGGCGCTTTAGGCATCGCCTCCTGCCTTCTGAAGAGACTCAAGAAAAAAGGGAAGCTCATCGGCAATGGGGGGAATAAGTTAATTTGA
- the gtpbp10 gene encoding GTP-binding protein 10 isoform X1, whose amino-acid sequence MVHLCRVCFRKYGNFVDNLRLFVRGGAGGMGLPRLGGHGGNGGDVWALATKNMTLKKVKDKHPLKRFAADMGSNSSVRSLKGEKGKDAEILVPVGVTVTTDNGRILGDLNAEGDRVLVAKGGHGGTFASTFLPSKGQTRHIQLDLKLIADMGLVGFPNAGKSSLLTVLSNATPQIASYPFTTLKPQIGKLMYEDHKQISVADLPGLIEGAHVNKGMGHKFLKHVERTKQLLFVVDVCGFQLASQTPFRSAFEAVQLLTKELELYKEELVSKPALLVVNKMDLPDADHKLQELTEQLLNPEKFCHTLPDDMTPKDHMTFRHVVPISATTGFGVDRLKGFIRESLEEEASEATEELRQQRLQLLRQHSQ is encoded by the exons ATGGTGCACCTGTGTAGAGTTTGCTTCCGTAAA TATGGAAACTTTGTGGACAACCTGCGACTGTTTGTCCGCGGAGGCGCCGGCGGCATGGGCTTGCCTCGCCTTGGGGGCCACGGAGGAAACGGTGGAGATGTTTGGGCGCTCGCCACGAAGAACATGACCTTAAAAAAGGTCAAGGACAAGCACCCTCTAAAACGCTTTGCAGCTGACATGGGGTCCAACAGCAG TGTGCGTTCCTTGAAAGGCGAGAAAGGGAAGGATGCTGAGATTTTGGTTCCTGTAGGTGTCACAGTCACCACTGATAATGGCAGGATACTTG GAGACCTGAATGCTGAGGGTGATCGTGTGCTGGTGGCCAAAGGAGGACATGGAGGCACGTTCGCCTCCACCTTTCTGCCCAGTAAAGGCCAGACGAGGCACATCCAACTGGATCTGAAACTCATCGCTGACATGGGCCTGGTGGG GTTCCCAAATGCGGGCAAGTCGTCTCTGCTGACTGTCTTGTCGAACGCGACCCCTCAGATAGCCAGCTACCCTT TCACCACTTTGAAGCCCCAGATTGGCAAATTAATGTATGAGGACCACaagcag ATTTCTGTCGCGGACCTCCCGGGCTTGATCGAGGGCGCTCACGTGAACAAAGGGATGGGCCACAAGTTCCTTAAGCATGTGGAGAGAACCAAGCAGCTGCTGTTTGTG GTGGATGTCTGCGGCTTCCAGCTCGCAAGTCAAACGCCGTTCAGGTCGGCCTTTGAGGCCGTACAGCTGCTCACCAAG GAGCTGGAGTTGTACAAGGAGGAGCTTGTGAGCAAACCAGCTCTACTGGTGGTCAACAAGATGGATCTGCCAGATGCGGACCACAAACTACAAGAGCTGACGGAGCAACTTCTCAACCCGGAAA AGTTCTGCCATACGTTGCCGGACGACATGACACCAAAGGATCACATGACGTTCAGGCATGTCGTTCCCATCTCCGCCACCACCGGATTCGGCGTGGACCGCTTGAAAGGTTTCATCCGGGAGTCGCTGGAGGAAGAAGCCTCAGAGGCCACTGAGGAGCTTCGGCAACAAAGACTGCAGCTCCTGAGGCAGCACTCGCAATAG
- the gtpbp10 gene encoding GTP-binding protein 10 isoform X2, translating to MGLPRLGGHGGNGGDVWALATKNMTLKKVKDKHPLKRFAADMGSNSSVRSLKGEKGKDAEILVPVGVTVTTDNGRILGDLNAEGDRVLVAKGGHGGTFASTFLPSKGQTRHIQLDLKLIADMGLVGFPNAGKSSLLTVLSNATPQIASYPFTTLKPQIGKLMYEDHKQISVADLPGLIEGAHVNKGMGHKFLKHVERTKQLLFVVDVCGFQLASQTPFRSAFEAVQLLTKELELYKEELVSKPALLVVNKMDLPDADHKLQELTEQLLNPEKFCHTLPDDMTPKDHMTFRHVVPISATTGFGVDRLKGFIRESLEEEASEATEELRQQRLQLLRQHSQ from the exons ATGGGCTTGCCTCGCCTTGGGGGCCACGGAGGAAACGGTGGAGATGTTTGGGCGCTCGCCACGAAGAACATGACCTTAAAAAAGGTCAAGGACAAGCACCCTCTAAAACGCTTTGCAGCTGACATGGGGTCCAACAGCAG TGTGCGTTCCTTGAAAGGCGAGAAAGGGAAGGATGCTGAGATTTTGGTTCCTGTAGGTGTCACAGTCACCACTGATAATGGCAGGATACTTG GAGACCTGAATGCTGAGGGTGATCGTGTGCTGGTGGCCAAAGGAGGACATGGAGGCACGTTCGCCTCCACCTTTCTGCCCAGTAAAGGCCAGACGAGGCACATCCAACTGGATCTGAAACTCATCGCTGACATGGGCCTGGTGGG GTTCCCAAATGCGGGCAAGTCGTCTCTGCTGACTGTCTTGTCGAACGCGACCCCTCAGATAGCCAGCTACCCTT TCACCACTTTGAAGCCCCAGATTGGCAAATTAATGTATGAGGACCACaagcag ATTTCTGTCGCGGACCTCCCGGGCTTGATCGAGGGCGCTCACGTGAACAAAGGGATGGGCCACAAGTTCCTTAAGCATGTGGAGAGAACCAAGCAGCTGCTGTTTGTG GTGGATGTCTGCGGCTTCCAGCTCGCAAGTCAAACGCCGTTCAGGTCGGCCTTTGAGGCCGTACAGCTGCTCACCAAG GAGCTGGAGTTGTACAAGGAGGAGCTTGTGAGCAAACCAGCTCTACTGGTGGTCAACAAGATGGATCTGCCAGATGCGGACCACAAACTACAAGAGCTGACGGAGCAACTTCTCAACCCGGAAA AGTTCTGCCATACGTTGCCGGACGACATGACACCAAAGGATCACATGACGTTCAGGCATGTCGTTCCCATCTCCGCCACCACCGGATTCGGCGTGGACCGCTTGAAAGGTTTCATCCGGGAGTCGCTGGAGGAAGAAGCCTCAGAGGCCACTGAGGAGCTTCGGCAACAAAGACTGCAGCTCCTGAGGCAGCACTCGCAATAG